The Streptomyces sp. DH-12 genome has a window encoding:
- a CDS encoding response regulator codes for MTGQPIRVLVVEDDPVAADAHVMYVGRVPGFVAVGTAHTGAEARRALDRTPVDLLLLDLHLPDVHGLRLARSLRAAGHHADVIAVTSARDLAVVREGVSLGVVQYVLKPFTFATLRDRLVRYAEFRAAAGEASGQAEVDRALAALRAPGPAALPKGLSGPTLERVTGALREVEDGLTAAGVAEAVGISRITARRYLEHLVETGRAGRAPVYGQVGRPELVYRWVRGAEKRR; via the coding sequence ATGACCGGGCAGCCCATCAGAGTGCTGGTCGTCGAGGACGACCCGGTCGCCGCCGACGCGCACGTGATGTACGTCGGGCGGGTGCCCGGCTTCGTCGCCGTCGGCACGGCGCACACCGGGGCCGAGGCCCGCCGGGCGCTGGACCGTACCCCCGTCGACCTGCTGCTCCTCGACCTGCACCTGCCCGACGTGCACGGCCTGCGGCTGGCCCGCTCGCTGCGGGCGGCGGGCCATCACGCCGACGTCATCGCGGTGACCTCGGCGCGGGACCTGGCGGTGGTGCGCGAGGGGGTGTCCCTGGGCGTCGTCCAGTACGTGCTGAAGCCCTTCACCTTCGCGACGCTCCGCGACCGGCTGGTGCGCTACGCCGAGTTCCGCGCGGCGGCCGGCGAGGCCAGCGGGCAGGCCGAGGTGGACAGGGCACTTGCGGCACTGCGGGCACCGGGACCGGCCGCACTGCCGAAGGGGCTGAGCGGGCCGACGCTGGAGCGGGTGACGGGGGCGCTGCGCGAGGTCGAGGACGGGCTGACCGCGGCGGGGGTCGCCGAGGCCGTGGGGATATCCCGGATCACGGCCCGGCGGTATCTGGAGCATCTGGTGGAGACGGGGAGGGCCGGGCGGGCCCCGGTTTACGGGCAGGTGGGACGGCCGGAGTTGGTCTACCGGTGGGTCCGGGGAGCGGAGAAGAGGCGTTAG
- a CDS encoding MerR family transcriptional regulator, with the protein MRIGELAARAGTTTRTLRYYESRGLLPARRSGNGYRTYDESDLKLLRQIRTLQDFGFGLEETRPFVECLRAGHPEGDSCPASLQVYRRKLDELDTLIAELGAVRAEVGRQLARAEAARAALAADAAVPGGPEPECELGGGAL; encoded by the coding sequence ATGCGAATCGGCGAGCTGGCCGCACGCGCCGGGACCACGACGCGGACGCTGCGGTACTACGAATCCCGCGGGCTGTTGCCCGCGCGGCGGTCCGGGAACGGATACCGGACCTACGACGAGTCCGACCTGAAGCTGCTGCGGCAGATCCGCACGCTCCAGGACTTCGGGTTCGGCCTGGAGGAGACCCGGCCCTTTGTGGAGTGCCTGCGCGCCGGGCACCCCGAGGGCGACTCCTGCCCGGCCTCGCTCCAGGTCTACCGGCGCAAGCTCGACGAGCTCGACACGCTCATCGCCGAGCTGGGGGCGGTACGGGCGGAGGTCGGGCGGCAGCTGGCGCGGGCCGAGGCGGCCCGTGCGGCGCTGGCCGCCGACGCGGCGGTCCCGGGAGGTCCGGAACCGGAGTGCGAGCTGGGAGGGGGAGCGCTGTGA
- a CDS encoding thioredoxin family protein, with amino-acid sequence MRGVPEVTDADFAEEVLGAGLPVLVEFTADWCPPCRQMAPVLRELAAAEEGRLKVVQLNVDLNPATTNAYKVLSMPTFMLFRDGEPLRSMVGARPGRRLREELRDVL; translated from the coding sequence GTGAGGGGCGTGCCCGAGGTGACGGACGCGGATTTCGCGGAGGAGGTGTTGGGCGCCGGGCTTCCGGTGCTGGTGGAGTTCACGGCCGACTGGTGCCCGCCGTGCCGGCAGATGGCGCCGGTGCTGCGCGAGCTGGCCGCGGCGGAGGAGGGCCGGCTGAAGGTCGTCCAGCTGAACGTGGACCTCAATCCCGCCACGACCAACGCGTACAAGGTGCTGTCGATGCCGACCTTCATGCTGTTCCGCGACGGCGAGCCGCTGCGGTCGATGGTGGGCGCGCGGCCGGGGCGGCGGCTGCGGGAGGAACTGCGGGACGTGCTCTGA
- a CDS encoding sensor histidine kinase has product MRIPLPRPRSLAGQLFAMQAVLLTVVVAGYALATYLSHRSEAEEAAGRQAASVARSVADSPSVREAIRSSDPSAGLQPYALAVVRDTDVDFVTVMDPRGIRWTHPDPDQIGLPFQGHTGPALEGRTFTETYTGTLGPSVRAVTPVRDGDRIVGLVSAGIRVEEIGRRVQEQLAALLAVAAGALGLGAIGTYVINARLRRHTHGMNATELSHMHDYHQAALHAVREGLLMLDGQYRVALINDGGRELLGVDQEEDVVGRSVAELGLPGPLTGTLLASEPRVDEVHLTADRVLVVNTSPVTGGQRRGSVVTLRDVTELQSLMGELDSERGFTQALRSQAHEAANRLHTVVSLIELGRAEEAVEFATAELELAQALTDQVVAAVSEPVLAALLLGKTAQANERGVELVVSPDSRLDDGLLPDALSSRDLVTILGNLIDNAVDAAQGGVRPRVTVTALTEEDGSELVLRVGDTGPGVDPDRAEELFRLGYSTKPSGPGGRGLGLALVRQAVSRHGGTLSVTSGTDGGAVFDVRVPLRETDGTVTHGTGDAVTHRTDDAIAHGTGDAVTHRTDDAIAHGTGDAVTHRTGGAG; this is encoded by the coding sequence ATGCGTATCCCCCTCCCCCGGCCCCGCAGCCTCGCGGGGCAGCTCTTCGCCATGCAGGCCGTGCTGCTCACGGTCGTGGTGGCGGGGTACGCGCTGGCCACCTATCTCAGCCACCGCAGCGAGGCCGAGGAGGCCGCGGGGCGGCAGGCCGCCTCGGTGGCCCGCTCGGTCGCCGACTCACCGTCCGTGCGGGAGGCGATCCGCTCGTCCGACCCGTCGGCGGGGCTCCAGCCGTACGCGCTGGCGGTGGTGCGCGACACCGACGTGGACTTCGTCACCGTCATGGATCCCCGGGGCATCCGCTGGACCCACCCCGACCCGGACCAGATCGGCCTGCCCTTCCAGGGCCACACGGGCCCGGCCCTCGAGGGGCGTACCTTCACCGAGACCTACACCGGCACGCTCGGCCCGTCGGTGCGGGCCGTCACCCCGGTGCGGGACGGCGACCGGATCGTCGGCCTGGTCAGCGCGGGCATACGGGTCGAGGAGATCGGCCGGCGCGTGCAGGAGCAGCTCGCCGCGCTGCTGGCGGTCGCGGCGGGCGCCCTCGGGCTCGGCGCGATCGGCACGTACGTGATCAACGCCCGGCTGCGCCGGCACACGCACGGGATGAACGCGACCGAGCTCAGTCACATGCACGACTACCATCAGGCCGCGCTGCACGCCGTGCGCGAGGGTCTGCTGATGCTGGACGGGCAGTACCGGGTGGCGCTGATCAACGACGGCGGCCGGGAGCTGCTCGGGGTGGACCAGGAGGAGGACGTGGTGGGGCGGTCGGTCGCGGAGCTGGGTCTGCCCGGCCCGCTGACGGGCACGCTGCTCGCCTCCGAGCCCCGGGTCGACGAGGTGCACCTGACGGCCGACCGGGTGCTGGTGGTGAACACCTCCCCGGTCACCGGCGGTCAGCGGCGCGGGTCGGTGGTGACGCTGCGGGACGTGACCGAGCTGCAGTCGCTGATGGGCGAGCTGGACTCGGAGCGGGGCTTCACGCAGGCGCTGCGGTCCCAGGCGCACGAGGCGGCCAACCGGCTGCACACCGTGGTGTCGCTGATCGAGCTGGGCCGCGCCGAGGAGGCCGTGGAGTTCGCCACCGCCGAGCTGGAGCTGGCGCAGGCGCTCACCGACCAGGTGGTGGCGGCGGTGAGCGAGCCGGTGCTGGCGGCGCTGCTGCTGGGCAAGACCGCGCAGGCCAACGAGCGGGGCGTGGAGCTGGTGGTGTCGCCGGACAGCCGCCTGGACGACGGCCTGCTGCCGGACGCCCTGTCCTCCCGCGACCTGGTCACCATCCTCGGCAACCTGATCGACAACGCGGTGGACGCGGCACAGGGCGGGGTGCGGCCGCGGGTGACGGTGACGGCGCTGACCGAGGAGGACGGCTCGGAGCTGGTCCTGCGGGTCGGCGACACCGGCCCCGGCGTCGACCCGGACCGCGCCGAGGAGCTGTTCCGGCTCGGCTACAGCACCAAGCCGTCCGGCCCGGGCGGCCGGGGTCTGGGCCTCGCCCTGGTCCGGCAGGCGGTGTCCCGGCACGGCGGCACCCTCTCGGTGACCTCCGGCACGGACGGCGGCGCGGTGTTCGACGTGCGCGTCCCGCTGCGGGAGACGGACGGTACGGTCACGCACGGCACGGGCGATGCGGTCACGCACCGCACGGACGATGCGATCGCGCACGGCACGGGCGATGCGGTCACGCACCGCACGGACGATGCGATCGCGCACGGCACGGGCGATGCGGTCACGCACCGCACGGGCGGTGCCGGATGA
- the glgB gene encoding 1,4-alpha-glucan branching enzyme, protein MTPRPESSGSHPEQPADQRRTEPPAPARKKPAAKQQPAAAAAKKAAARKTPAKRTAAAAKTAATAKATVQKAALKKTAAKKTAGKSPAAKKTPGGATAPAAPAASGAPPAGTRGRDTARTAPVPEAAERPAPPEAEIAVSPAVDSDDRERLLHGTHHAPHSVLGAHPVPGGVAFRAFRPYARAVTVMSGGMTVALHDDGDGFFSGLLPLREVPAYRLRVAYEGTELETEDAYRFLPTLGELDLHLIGEGRHEELWTVLGAHPMTHQGVTGTRFSVWAPNARGVRVAGSFNFWDGTGFPMRSLGSTGVWELFVPGIGEGELYKFEITRPDGSKTLRADPMARRTEVPPATSSIVTSSRYAWGDAEWLARRAQVPAHRAPFSVYEVHLPSWRPGLTYRQLAEQLPAYVKDLGFTHVELMPVAEHPFGGSWGYQVTGFYAPTARLGTPDDFKYLVDALHRAGIGVIMDWVPAHFPRDEWALAEFDGRPLYEHSDPLRAAHPDWGTLEFDFGRREVRNFLVANALYWCEEFHIDGLRVDAVASMLYLDYSREPGQWTPNEHGGRENLDAVAFLQEMNATVYRRVPGVVTIAEESTAWDGVTRATHHRGPSGFGGLGFGLKWNMGWMHDSLQYMSHEPVHRAYHHGEMTFSMVYAYSENYVLPISHDEVVHGKRSLVSKMPGDWWRQRADLRAYLGFMWAHPGKQLLFMGQEFAQGAEWSEARGPDWWLLDPHYGAEADHRGVRDLVRDLNTVYRATPALWQYDTEPSGFRWVTGDAADDNVLAFLRYDADGAPLLAVSHFAPVVRHDYRVGVPDDVPAWREVLNTDAARYGGSDVTNPDPVKPEPQGWHGRPASIRLTLPPLATVWLRPA, encoded by the coding sequence GTGACCCCCCGCCCCGAGTCCAGCGGTTCGCATCCGGAGCAGCCGGCCGACCAGCGGCGTACCGAGCCACCGGCGCCCGCGCGGAAGAAGCCGGCCGCGAAGCAGCAGCCCGCGGCAGCCGCGGCGAAGAAGGCCGCGGCGCGGAAGACGCCCGCGAAGCGGACGGCCGCCGCGGCGAAGACCGCCGCGACCGCGAAGGCCACGGTCCAGAAGGCGGCCCTCAAGAAGACGGCGGCGAAGAAGACTGCCGGAAAGAGCCCGGCCGCGAAGAAGACTCCGGGCGGGGCGACGGCGCCCGCCGCACCGGCGGCCTCCGGGGCCCCGCCCGCCGGGACCCGCGGGCGGGACACCGCGCGGACGGCACCGGTGCCGGAAGCGGCCGAGCGGCCCGCGCCGCCGGAGGCGGAGATCGCCGTCTCCCCCGCCGTGGACTCCGACGACCGGGAGCGGCTGCTGCACGGGACGCATCACGCGCCGCACTCCGTGCTCGGGGCGCACCCCGTGCCCGGCGGGGTGGCCTTCCGCGCGTTCCGGCCCTATGCGCGGGCGGTGACCGTGATGTCGGGCGGCATGACCGTCGCCCTGCACGACGACGGCGACGGCTTCTTCTCGGGGCTGCTGCCGCTGCGCGAGGTCCCGGCGTACCGGCTGCGCGTCGCGTACGAGGGGACGGAGCTGGAGACGGAGGACGCCTACCGCTTCCTGCCCACGCTGGGCGAGCTGGACCTGCACCTGATCGGCGAGGGCCGGCACGAGGAGCTGTGGACGGTGCTGGGCGCGCACCCGATGACCCACCAGGGGGTGACCGGCACCCGTTTCTCGGTGTGGGCGCCGAACGCGCGCGGGGTGCGGGTGGCGGGCTCGTTCAACTTCTGGGACGGCACCGGCTTCCCGATGCGCTCGCTGGGCTCGACCGGGGTGTGGGAGCTGTTCGTGCCGGGGATCGGCGAGGGCGAGCTGTACAAGTTCGAGATCACCCGCCCCGACGGTTCGAAGACGCTGCGCGCCGACCCGATGGCCCGCCGTACCGAGGTCCCCCCGGCCACCTCGTCGATCGTCACGTCGTCGCGGTACGCGTGGGGCGACGCGGAGTGGCTGGCGCGGCGGGCGCAGGTGCCCGCGCACCGGGCGCCATTCTCCGTCTACGAGGTGCACCTGCCGTCGTGGCGTCCGGGGCTCACCTACCGGCAGCTCGCCGAGCAGCTCCCCGCCTACGTGAAGGACCTCGGCTTCACGCACGTCGAGCTGATGCCGGTCGCGGAGCACCCCTTCGGCGGGTCCTGGGGGTACCAGGTCACCGGGTTCTACGCGCCGACGGCCCGGCTCGGCACCCCGGACGACTTCAAGTACCTGGTGGACGCGCTGCACCGGGCCGGCATCGGCGTGATCATGGACTGGGTGCCCGCGCACTTCCCGCGCGACGAGTGGGCGCTGGCCGAGTTCGACGGCCGCCCGCTGTACGAGCACTCCGATCCGCTGCGCGCCGCGCACCCCGACTGGGGCACCCTGGAGTTCGACTTCGGGCGCCGCGAGGTGCGCAACTTCCTGGTGGCCAACGCGCTGTACTGGTGCGAGGAGTTCCACATCGACGGGCTGCGGGTCGACGCGGTCGCCTCCATGCTCTACCTGGACTACTCGCGCGAGCCGGGCCAGTGGACGCCGAACGAGCACGGCGGCCGGGAGAACCTGGACGCGGTGGCGTTCCTGCAGGAGATGAACGCGACCGTGTACCGCAGGGTGCCGGGGGTCGTGACGATCGCCGAGGAGTCCACCGCCTGGGACGGCGTCACCCGCGCCACCCACCACCGCGGCCCGAGCGGCTTCGGCGGGCTCGGCTTCGGGCTGAAGTGGAACATGGGCTGGATGCACGACTCGCTGCAGTACATGAGCCACGAGCCGGTGCACCGCGCGTACCACCACGGCGAGATGACCTTCTCGATGGTGTACGCGTACAGCGAGAACTACGTGCTGCCGATCTCCCACGACGAGGTCGTGCACGGCAAGCGGTCCCTGGTGTCGAAGATGCCCGGCGACTGGTGGCGGCAGCGCGCCGACCTGCGCGCCTACCTCGGCTTCATGTGGGCCCACCCGGGCAAGCAGCTCCTCTTCATGGGACAGGAGTTCGCGCAGGGCGCGGAGTGGTCGGAGGCGCGCGGCCCGGACTGGTGGCTGCTCGACCCGCACTACGGCGCCGAGGCCGACCACCGCGGCGTGCGGGACCTGGTGCGCGACCTCAACACCGTCTACCGCGCCACCCCGGCGCTGTGGCAGTACGACACCGAGCCGTCCGGCTTCCGCTGGGTGACCGGGGACGCCGCCGACGACAACGTGCTGGCCTTCCTGCGGTACGACGCCGACGGCGCGCCGCTGCTCGCGGTGTCCCACTTCGCCCCCGTGGTCCGGCACGACTACCGCGTCGGCGTCCCGGACGACGTGCCCGCCTGGCGCGAGGTCCTGAACACCGACGCGGCCCGCTACGGCGGCAGCGACGTCACCAACCCCGACCCGGTGAAGCCGGAGCCGCAGGGCTGGCACGGCCGGCCGGCGAGCATCCGGCTGACCCTGCCGCCCCTGGCGACGGTGTGGCTGCGCCCGGCCTGA
- a CDS encoding cation:dicarboxylase symporter family transporter, with protein sequence MTSAADTAPAAPKVKRDRTHYLYIAVIIAVALGIAVGLVAPDFAVELKPIGTGFVNLIKMMISPIIFCTIVLGIGSVRKAAKVGAVGGIALGYFMVMSVVALAIGLVVGNILDPGTGLAVTDAVKETGHAQIDSEAKDTTEFLLGIIPTTIVSAFTQGEVLQTLLIALLCGFALQAMGNAGQPVLRGIEHIQRLVFRVLAMIMWAAPVGAFGAMAAVTGSAGLDALKSLAVLMLGFYITCVLFVFLVLGAMLKLVAGLNVWSLFRYLGREFLLILSTSSSESALPRLIAKMEHLGVSKPVVGITVPTGYSFNLDGTMIYMTMASLFIADAMGTPMSVGEQIPLLLFLLVASKGAAGVTGAGLATLAGGLQSHKPALVDGIGLIVGIDRFMSEARALTNFAGNAIATVLIGTWTKEIDKERVAEVLAGRAPFDERTLLDDHGADAGHEDSAPALEADGEKELAKA encoded by the coding sequence GTGACCAGCGCCGCCGATACGGCACCTGCCGCACCCAAGGTCAAACGGGACCGCACGCACTATCTCTACATCGCGGTGATCATCGCGGTGGCCCTCGGCATCGCCGTCGGTCTGGTCGCCCCGGACTTCGCGGTCGAGCTGAAGCCGATCGGCACCGGCTTCGTGAACCTGATCAAGATGATGATCTCGCCGATCATCTTCTGCACCATCGTGCTGGGCATCGGGTCCGTGCGGAAGGCCGCCAAGGTCGGCGCGGTGGGCGGCATCGCCCTCGGCTACTTCATGGTCATGTCGGTGGTGGCGCTCGCCATCGGCCTGGTCGTCGGCAACATCCTGGACCCGGGCACCGGCCTCGCGGTCACCGACGCCGTCAAGGAGACCGGCCACGCGCAGATCGACTCGGAGGCGAAGGACACCACCGAGTTCCTGCTCGGCATCATCCCGACCACCATCGTGTCCGCCTTCACCCAGGGCGAGGTGCTGCAGACCCTGCTGATCGCCCTGCTGTGCGGCTTCGCCCTGCAGGCCATGGGCAACGCCGGTCAGCCGGTCCTGCGCGGCATCGAGCACATCCAGCGGCTGGTCTTCCGCGTCCTCGCCATGATCATGTGGGCGGCCCCGGTCGGCGCCTTCGGCGCGATGGCCGCGGTCACCGGCTCGGCGGGCCTGGACGCGCTCAAGAGCCTCGCGGTGCTGATGCTCGGCTTCTACATCACCTGTGTGCTGTTCGTCTTCCTGGTGCTCGGCGCGATGCTGAAGCTCGTCGCGGGCCTGAACGTGTGGAGCCTGTTCAGGTACCTGGGCCGCGAGTTCCTGCTGATCCTGTCCACCTCCTCCTCCGAGTCCGCGCTGCCGCGGCTCATCGCGAAGATGGAGCACCTGGGCGTCAGCAAGCCGGTGGTCGGCATCACCGTCCCGACCGGCTACTCCTTCAACCTCGACGGCACCATGATCTACATGACCATGGCCTCGCTGTTCATCGCCGACGCCATGGGCACGCCGATGTCGGTCGGCGAGCAGATCCCGCTGCTGCTGTTCCTGCTGGTCGCCTCGAAGGGCGCCGCCGGTGTCACCGGCGCCGGCCTGGCGACCCTGGCCGGCGGCCTGCAGTCGCACAAGCCCGCCCTGGTGGACGGCATCGGCCTGATCGTCGGCATCGACCGCTTCATGAGCGAGGCCCGCGCGCTGACCAACTTCGCCGGCAACGCGATCGCCACGGTGCTGATCGGCACCTGGACCAAGGAGATCGACAAGGAGCGGGTCGCCGAGGTGCTGGCCGGCCGTGCCCCGTTCGACGAGCGGACGCTGCTGGACGACCACGGCGCGGACGCCGGCCACGAGGACTCCGCCCCGGCGCTCGAGGCGGACGGCGAGAAGGAGCTGGCCAAGGCCTGA
- a CDS encoding AAA family ATPase has translation MRREQEFIDGLYARVDVLRGDAEAGVADALSQGHTPRQARLERDILVAERSGLLAALNAVDGSLCFGRIDLASGRTHHIGRIGLRADDDERTPVLIDWRADVARPFYLATGHTPMGLRRRRHIATEGRRVTGLHDEILDLGDETRTGHEDPTGDAVLLAALNSARTGRMGDIVRTIQADQDRIIRAPHRGVMVVEGGPGTGKTAVALHRAAFLLYEHRELLARRAVLIVGPNPAFLGYIGEVLPSLGETGVLLATVGELFPGVRTTRTDTPEAAAVKGRAEMAGVLAEFVRDRQALPDPVIAIEHDREVLMLDDGLVNVARERTRATKLPHNVAREHFEGHILNTLTDMLAERIGTDPYDGSNLLDPSDITQIRDELAENPEVWSAIDRLWPRITPQRLVADFLAAPEGYLSDEDAAAIRRPVTRHWTVSDVPLLDEAAELLGEDDRLARERAERERQQQIAYAQGVLDVSYASRTFEFEDKEEDDPESSEVLSAHDIIDAERFAERHEEEDHRSAAERAAADRTWAFGHIIVDEAQELSPMAWRLLMRRSPTRSMTLVGDPAQTSEAGGVGSWEGILAPYVEDRWEHHRLGVNYRTPAEIMEVAAAVVRAAHPGFEPPGSVRATGVRPWARHADDLPAATAEAVAELTPEEGRLAVIAPRELHRALAARLDGVTAGAEPDLTHQVVLLDPRQAKGLEFDSVLVVEPGRYGTSDLYVALTRATQRLGVLHAEPLPEPLAKALA, from the coding sequence ATGCGGCGCGAACAGGAATTCATCGACGGACTGTACGCACGGGTGGACGTCCTGCGGGGCGATGCCGAGGCCGGTGTGGCGGACGCCCTCTCCCAGGGCCACACCCCCCGGCAGGCGAGGCTGGAGCGGGACATCCTGGTCGCCGAGCGCTCCGGGCTGCTCGCCGCGCTGAACGCGGTGGACGGCTCCCTCTGCTTCGGCCGGATCGACCTCGCCTCCGGACGGACCCACCACATCGGACGCATCGGCCTGCGCGCCGACGACGACGAGCGCACCCCGGTCCTCATCGACTGGCGGGCCGATGTGGCGCGTCCGTTCTACCTGGCCACCGGCCACACCCCGATGGGCCTGCGCCGCCGCCGGCACATCGCCACCGAGGGCCGCCGGGTCACCGGCCTGCACGACGAGATCCTCGACCTCGGCGACGAGACCCGCACCGGCCACGAGGACCCCACCGGCGACGCCGTGCTGCTCGCCGCCCTGAACTCCGCGCGGACCGGCCGCATGGGCGACATCGTCCGCACCATCCAGGCCGACCAGGACCGCATCATCCGCGCCCCGCACCGGGGCGTCATGGTGGTCGAGGGCGGCCCCGGCACCGGCAAGACCGCCGTCGCCCTGCACCGCGCCGCGTTCCTGCTCTACGAGCACCGTGAGCTGCTGGCCCGCCGCGCCGTGCTGATCGTCGGGCCCAACCCGGCCTTCCTCGGCTACATCGGCGAGGTGCTGCCCAGCCTCGGCGAGACCGGTGTGCTCCTCGCGACCGTCGGCGAGCTGTTCCCCGGGGTGAGGACGACCCGTACGGACACGCCGGAGGCCGCGGCCGTCAAGGGACGGGCGGAGATGGCCGGTGTGCTGGCGGAGTTCGTGCGCGACCGGCAGGCGCTGCCCGACCCGGTCATCGCGATCGAGCACGACCGCGAGGTCCTGATGCTCGATGACGGCCTGGTGAACGTCGCCCGGGAGCGCACCCGCGCCACGAAGCTGCCGCACAACGTGGCCCGCGAGCACTTCGAGGGGCACATCCTCAACACGCTCACCGACATGCTCGCCGAGCGCATCGGCACCGACCCGTACGACGGGTCCAACCTGCTCGACCCCAGCGACATCACCCAGATCCGCGACGAACTCGCCGAGAACCCCGAGGTGTGGTCCGCGATCGACCGGTTGTGGCCGAGGATCACCCCACAGCGCCTGGTCGCCGACTTCCTCGCCGCCCCGGAGGGCTACCTCTCCGACGAGGACGCAGCCGCGATCCGCCGCCCGGTCACCCGGCACTGGACCGTCTCCGACGTGCCGCTGCTGGACGAGGCCGCCGAGCTCCTCGGCGAGGACGACCGACTGGCCCGTGAGCGTGCCGAGCGTGAGCGGCAGCAGCAGATCGCCTACGCCCAGGGCGTGCTGGACGTCTCGTACGCCTCCCGGACCTTCGAGTTCGAGGACAAGGAGGAGGACGACCCGGAGTCGTCCGAGGTGCTGTCCGCGCACGACATCATCGACGCCGAGCGGTTCGCCGAGCGGCACGAGGAGGAGGACCACCGCAGCGCCGCCGAACGCGCCGCCGCCGACCGCACCTGGGCGTTCGGGCACATCATCGTGGACGAGGCACAAGAGCTGAGCCCGATGGCGTGGCGGCTGCTGATGCGGCGCAGTCCCACCCGGTCGATGACCCTCGTCGGCGACCCGGCGCAGACCTCGGAGGCGGGCGGCGTCGGCTCCTGGGAGGGCATCCTCGCCCCCTACGTCGAGGACCGCTGGGAGCACCACCGGCTGGGCGTCAACTACCGCACCCCGGCGGAGATCATGGAGGTCGCCGCAGCGGTGGTGCGCGCCGCGCACCCCGGCTTCGAGCCGCCCGGCTCGGTGCGCGCCACGGGGGTGCGGCCGTGGGCCCGCCACGCCGACGACCTGCCCGCCGCCACCGCCGAGGCGGTCGCGGAGCTGACCCCGGAGGAGGGCCGCCTCGCCGTCATCGCCCCGCGGGAGCTGCACCGCGCCCTGGCCGCCCGGCTGGACGGGGTGACGGCCGGCGCCGAGCCGGACCTCACCCACCAGGTGGTGCTGCTCGACCCGCGCCAGGCCAAGGGGCTCGAGTTCGACTCGGTCCTGGTGGTCGAGCCCGGCCGCTACGGCACCAGCGACCTGTACGTGGCGCTCACCCGCGCCACCCAGCGGCTCGGCGTGCTGCACGCCGAGCCGCTGCCGGAGCCGCTGGCCAAGGCCCTCGCGTGA
- a CDS encoding maltokinase — protein MSEAVTRTVTTPPGLLASLDPLLREWLPRQRWFAGKGRPVTGFDLVAATELLPPTAKLGLYHLLVRARQPLQPGHGGSEQPGDCYQLFIGVREALPPRLAPALIGHVSRGPLAGRTVYEALHDTRPADLLLEALRTRARIGGLRFERDPRQEIRPGLVPRLMTAEQSNSSVVYGDTYVLKLLRRVMPGINPDLELPLALAREGCSRVPPPTAWLVADAEDEPGPPHPAERYVLGVLQPFVQGATDGWELALRELAKGEDFVAEARALGRATAEVHTALARALPTVTLGHVQMRALADAMTERLEAAVHAVPALRPYADDLRSAYTALDDLASEGRAWTAQRVHGDLHLGQCLRSPAGAWSLIDFEGEPARPLAERRMPQPAVRDVAGMLRSFDYAARTADPPQPGWAARCRAAYCTGYAEAAGRDPRTEPVLLRAYETDKAVYEAVYEARHRPDWLPVPLAALHRLATADPT, from the coding sequence ATGTCGGAAGCCGTCACACGCACTGTCACGACCCCGCCCGGCCTCCTTGCGTCACTCGATCCACTGTTGCGGGAATGGCTGCCGAGACAGCGCTGGTTCGCGGGCAAGGGGCGCCCGGTGACCGGGTTCGACCTGGTCGCGGCCACCGAGCTGCTGCCGCCCACCGCCAAGCTGGGCCTGTACCACCTGCTGGTGCGCGCCCGTCAGCCGCTCCAGCCCGGCCACGGCGGGTCCGAGCAGCCGGGCGACTGCTACCAGCTGTTCATAGGCGTGCGCGAGGCGCTGCCGCCCCGGCTGGCGCCCGCGCTGATCGGTCATGTGTCGCGGGGCCCCCTGGCCGGACGGACGGTCTACGAGGCCCTGCACGACACCCGGCCCGCCGACCTGCTCCTGGAGGCCCTGCGCACCCGGGCCCGGATCGGCGGGCTTCGTTTCGAGCGCGACCCGCGCCAGGAGATCCGGCCGGGACTGGTGCCGCGCCTGATGACCGCCGAGCAGTCGAACTCGTCGGTCGTCTACGGCGACACCTACGTCCTGAAGCTGCTGCGCCGGGTGATGCCCGGCATCAACCCCGACCTGGAGCTGCCGCTGGCGCTGGCCCGCGAGGGCTGCTCCCGGGTGCCGCCGCCGACGGCGTGGCTGGTCGCCGACGCCGAGGACGAACCGGGTCCGCCGCATCCGGCCGAGCGTTACGTCCTGGGGGTGCTCCAGCCGTTCGTGCAGGGCGCCACCGACGGCTGGGAGCTGGCGCTGCGGGAGCTGGCCAAGGGAGAGGACTTCGTCGCCGAGGCGCGGGCCCTCGGGCGGGCCACCGCCGAGGTGCACACCGCCCTGGCGCGTGCGCTGCCCACGGTCACCCTGGGTCACGTGCAGATGCGCGCCCTGGCCGACGCCATGACCGAGCGGCTGGAGGCGGCCGTGCACGCGGTGCCCGCGCTGCGGCCGTACGCGGACGATCTGCGCTCGGCGTACACCGCGCTGGACGACCTCGCGTCCGAGGGCCGCGCCTGGACCGCCCAGCGGGTCCACGGCGACCTGCACCTCGGGCAGTGCCTGCGCTCCCCGGCCGGCGCCTGGTCGCTGATCGACTTCGAGGGGGAGCCGGCCCGGCCGCTGGCCGAGCGCCGGATGCCGCAGCCGGCCGTGCGGGACGTGGCGGGCATGCTGCGTTCCTTCGACTACGCGGCGCGTACGGCGGACCCGCCGCAGCCGGGCTGGGCCGCCCGCTGCCGGGCGGCGTACTGCACCGGGTACGCCGAGGCCGCGGGCCGCGACCCGCGCACCGAGCCGGTGCTGCTGCGCGCCTACGAGACCGACAAGGCGGTCTACGAAGCGGTCTACGAGGCCCGGCACCGCCCCGACTGGCTGCCCGTGCCGCTGGCGGCCCTGCACCGGCTCGCCACGGCCGACCCGACCTGA